A genomic window from Shewanella vesiculosa includes:
- the rpsD gene encoding 30S ribosomal protein S4: MARYLGPKLKLSRREGTDLFLKSGVRAIDSKCKLETAPGQHGARKPRLSEYGIQLREKQKVRRIYGVLEKQFRNYYKEAARLKGNTGENLLQLLEVRLDNVVYRMGFGSTRAESRQLVSHKSVMVNGRVVNIPSFKVSANDVVSIREKSRTQARIKAALEVSGQREKPTWVEVDNAKMEGAFKRVPERSDLSADINEQLIVELYSK; the protein is encoded by the coding sequence ATGGCAAGATACTTGGGTCCCAAGCTCAAGCTCAGCCGCAGAGAAGGTACAGACCTTTTCCTAAAAAGCGGTGTGAGAGCAATCGATTCGAAGTGTAAGCTAGAAACTGCACCTGGACAACATGGCGCACGTAAGCCACGTTTGTCTGAGTATGGTATTCAGTTACGCGAGAAACAAAAAGTTCGTCGTATTTATGGTGTGCTAGAAAAGCAATTCCGTAACTACTACAAAGAAGCTGCACGTCTAAAAGGCAACACTGGTGAAAACTTGTTGCAACTTTTAGAAGTCCGCCTAGATAACGTCGTTTATCGTATGGGTTTCGGTTCTACTCGTGCAGAATCACGTCAGCTAGTAAGCCATAAATCTGTTATGGTTAACGGTCGTGTTGTTAACATTCCGTCATTCAAAGTGTCTGCGAATGATGTTGTAAGCATCCGTGAAAAGTCACGTACTCAAGCTCGTATTAAAGCGGCTTTAGAAGTGTCTGGACAACGCGAAAAGCCTACATGGGTAGAAGTCGACAATGCGAAAATGGAAGGTGCTTTTAAGCGCGTTCCAGAACGTAGCGATTTGTCTGCGGATATTAACGAACAGCTGATCGTCGAGCTTTACTCTAAGTAA